One Rhodoferax ferrireducens T118 DNA segment encodes these proteins:
- a CDS encoding pyridoxal phosphate-dependent aminotransferase — MGITKTPSLQTKLPNVGTTIFTVMSALAAEKNAVNLGQGFPDFNCDPKLVDVVTDAMKQGLNQYPPMTGVPVLRDAIAAKIKALHGRDYSAASEITVTAGATQAIITIILAVVHAGDEVIVLEPCYDSYVPNIDLAGGVPVRVPLTPGTFRPDFDKIAAAITPKTRAIIINSPHNPSGTVWTADEMLRLQEILAPTNVLLISDEVYEHMVFDGQQHQSASRFPGLAARAFIVSSFGKTYHVTGWKVGYVAAPATLTAEFRKVHQFNVFTVNTPVQYGLATYMADPKPYLELPAFYQHKRDLFRKGLERTKFKLLPCEGTYFQSVDISDVSDLGETDFCKWLTSEIGVAAIPLSAFYGNGFDQRVVRFCFAKKDETLNAALQRLQTL, encoded by the coding sequence ATGGGCATCACAAAAACCCCCTCTCTTCAGACCAAACTGCCCAACGTTGGCACCACTATTTTCACCGTCATGTCCGCGCTGGCGGCGGAAAAAAATGCCGTCAACCTGGGACAGGGCTTTCCCGATTTCAACTGCGACCCCAAGCTGGTCGATGTGGTGACCGACGCCATGAAGCAAGGCCTGAACCAGTATCCGCCCATGACCGGCGTGCCGGTATTGCGCGATGCGATTGCGGCCAAAATCAAGGCGCTGCACGGGCGCGACTACAGCGCTGCGAGCGAAATCACCGTCACGGCCGGCGCCACGCAAGCCATCATCACCATCATCCTGGCGGTCGTCCACGCGGGCGACGAGGTCATCGTGCTGGAGCCTTGTTACGACAGCTACGTGCCCAATATTGATCTCGCTGGCGGCGTGCCGGTGCGCGTGCCTTTGACACCGGGCACCTTCCGCCCCGACTTCGACAAAATCGCGGCAGCCATCACGCCGAAAACCCGCGCCATCATCATCAACTCGCCGCACAACCCCAGCGGCACGGTGTGGACGGCGGACGAAATGCTGCGCCTGCAGGAAATTCTCGCGCCCACCAACGTCTTGCTGATCAGCGACGAAGTCTATGAACACATGGTGTTTGACGGCCAGCAACACCAAAGTGCTTCGCGCTTTCCCGGCTTGGCAGCGCGTGCCTTCATCGTCTCCAGCTTCGGCAAAACCTATCATGTGACAGGCTGGAAAGTGGGCTACGTGGCCGCCCCCGCCACCTTGACCGCCGAGTTTCGCAAAGTACACCAGTTCAACGTGTTCACCGTCAACACGCCGGTGCAATACGGCCTGGCGACTTACATGGCCGACCCGAAACCCTATCTGGAGCTGCCCGCGTTTTACCAGCACAAGCGTGATCTCTTCCGCAAGGGCTTGGAGCGCACCAAGTTCAAGCTGCTGCCCTGCGAAGGCACCTACTTCCAGTCGGTGGACATCTCGGATGTCAGCGACTTGGGCGAGACCGATTTTTGCAAATGGCTCACCTCGGAAATTGGCGTGGCCGCCATTCCGCTGTCCGCGTTCTATGGCAACGGCTTTGATCAGCGTGTGGTTCGCTTCTGCTTTGCAAAGAAGGATGAAACGCTGAACGCGGCCCTGCAGCGCCTACAGACGCTATAA
- a CDS encoding sodium-dependent transporter, translated as MNEKTSTAGPKLGLARAGFSSGFGVLAATLGSAVGLGNIWKFPYLTGANGGAGFLLVYVLATLLVGLPVMMAEISLGRAAKANPISTLQALAPKRQPWWLIGVAGMLAAFLILSFYSEVVAWVFAYVFKAMRGSILSSDPQVTEAAFNALISDPLQSLLWQWGVLVFIGGILLLGVTKGIEAMTKKLMPILFLLLLLLCAVSLSLDKALQGLAFLFQPDFSKITASVVLTAMGLAFFKLSIGMGTMMTYGSYFRDDQNIPLTTVRVMSADLCISMLAGIAIFPAVFTFGFAPAAGPALVFITIPAVFSQIPMGQWLMVVFFVLAAIAATGAMLSLMEVPVVILHERLGLSRPKATLLTIGLLVVLGASCALSNSALADFKLFGMSMFDLFDFVSSNIILPAGGIFIALFVGWVWGVDKFSRSLTNHGQLHNQKLAQAVFFLLRYVSPALILVVMLKGLKFF; from the coding sequence ATGAATGAAAAAACTTCCACTGCCGGGCCCAAGCTGGGCTTGGCGCGGGCCGGCTTCAGCTCCGGCTTTGGCGTGCTGGCGGCCACCCTGGGCTCGGCAGTCGGTTTGGGCAATATCTGGAAATTTCCGTACCTGACCGGCGCCAACGGGGGGGCTGGTTTCCTGCTGGTTTACGTGCTGGCCACGCTGCTGGTCGGGCTGCCGGTGATGATGGCCGAGATTTCGCTCGGGCGCGCGGCCAAGGCCAACCCCATTTCCACCCTGCAAGCCTTGGCGCCCAAGCGCCAGCCTTGGTGGCTGATTGGCGTGGCGGGCATGCTGGCCGCTTTTTTGATTCTGTCTTTCTATTCCGAAGTGGTGGCCTGGGTTTTCGCCTATGTGTTCAAGGCGATGCGCGGCTCCATTCTCAGCAGCGATCCGCAGGTGACCGAGGCCGCCTTCAACGCGCTGATCAGCGACCCGCTGCAGTCGCTCTTGTGGCAGTGGGGTGTGCTGGTGTTTATTGGTGGCATCCTGCTGTTGGGCGTGACCAAGGGCATCGAGGCCATGACCAAGAAGCTGATGCCCATCTTGTTTCTGCTGCTGTTGCTGCTGTGCGCGGTCAGTCTGTCGCTGGACAAGGCACTGCAAGGGCTGGCCTTTCTGTTTCAACCAGATTTCAGCAAGATCACCGCGTCGGTGGTGCTGACGGCCATGGGATTGGCATTTTTCAAGCTGTCGATCGGCATGGGGACCATGATGACCTACGGCAGCTATTTCCGGGACGATCAGAACATCCCACTCACCACGGTGCGCGTCATGAGCGCCGATTTGTGCATCTCGATGCTGGCGGGTATCGCCATTTTTCCGGCGGTATTTACCTTCGGCTTTGCGCCCGCCGCCGGACCAGCGCTGGTCTTTATCACGATTCCGGCCGTGTTTTCCCAGATCCCGATGGGACAGTGGCTGATGGTGGTCTTCTTCGTGCTGGCGGCCATCGCCGCCACCGGCGCGATGCTGTCGCTGATGGAAGTGCCGGTGGTCATCTTGCACGAGCGTTTGGGCCTGTCGCGCCCGAAGGCCACGCTCTTGACCATTGGCTTGCTGGTTGTGCTGGGCGCCAGCTGCGCGCTGAGCAACAGCGCGTTGGCTGACTTCAAGCTGTTCGGGATGAGCATGTTTGATTTATTCGACTTCGTCTCGTCCAACATCATCCTGCCCGCCGGGGGAATTTTTATTGCGCTGTTTGTCGGCTGGGTGTGGGGTGTTGACAAGTTCAGCCGCTCACTGACCAACCACGGTCAACTGCACAACCAAAAGTTGGCACAGGCGGTGTTTTTCTTGCTGCGCTATGTCTCGCCCGCGTTGATCCTGGTCGTGATGCTCAAGGGCTTGAAGTTCTTCTGA
- a CDS encoding PQQ-dependent sugar dehydrogenase translates to MGRFTFSPVAPTPLRSATRRPSYGHRNVQGPAAAPDGILWTHELDPRGRGEVRRTSSP, encoded by the coding sequence ATGGGGCGCTTTACTTTCAGCCCAGTTGCGCCCACGCCTTTGCGCTCGGCCACCAGGCGCCCGTCTTACGGCCATCGCAACGTCCAAGGCCCCGCCGCAGCCCCCGACGGCATCCTTTGGACGCACGAGCTTGACCCACGGGGCCGGGGCGAAGTCAGAAGAACTTCAAGCCCTTGA
- the hrpA gene encoding ATP-dependent RNA helicase HrpA produces MAALEQHQVIIVCGETGSGKTTQLPKIALAMGRGKLNYPPGRGKLIGHTQPRRIAASSVAKRIAEELKTTLGDVVGFKVRFQDRLSRDTSVKLMTDGILLAETQTDPLLKAYDTIIIDEAHERSLNIDFLLGYLRQILPRRPDLKIVVTSATIDAQRFADHFASRNGPAPVIMVSGRMFPVEQRYRPFEESRDYDLNSAIADAVDELWRDVHNSGDILVFLPGEREIREAADHLRGHLSHQPVFRNAEVLPLFARLSQAEQDRIFDGHTGRRIILATNVAETSLTVPGIRYVIDAGTARMKRYSFRSKVEQLLVEPISQSSANQRAGRCGRVANGICIRLYDEKDFNGRPRFTDPEILRSSLAGVILRMKSLRMGLVEEFPFIERPSGRAIADGYQLLNELGAVDDANELTTMGQELAKLPLDPRVGRMILEARERGALDEVLVIASALSVQDVRDRPMEAQQQADQAHAKFDDEKSEFSGYLRLWKWINDGKGGEGQHKLSNRQYEQLLRQNFVNIRRVREWRDIHSQLHTVVAEHKWRLNTLPANYEQLHLSMLSGLLGNIGCKLETEGDKPGGGGEYLGARGIKFYPHPGAHLVKKPGRWIVAAELVETTRLFGRGIAAIEPQWLEQVGGHLLKKQLLDPHWEKKVAEVTALERATLYGIVIYSGRRVNFGRVDMVAAREIFIRQALVDGQWETKLPFLESNQKLIKQVEDLEHKARRQDVLVDEELIFAFYDQQLPADVCSGHSFENWYREEIKKNPKLLLLTREELMRHEAAGITTQSFPKTIRLGGVDCAAAYLHEPGDAKDGLTVTVPLFVLNQVNEERCEWLVPGMLKDKIQALIKTLHQRPRSRLVPLPDTASKMAETLNAPEVFGHGSLLDAVMKLVRLATSIDIVRADIKVDMLSPHFFMNFRVVDEHGRQLGTGRNLGALKAELGAKARGAFQALAGLKMAKDAAALPVFKENKPIARVHSTKEAIKNIVTPVAPAGQRHTAWTFGELPELLEIQKGGQTLIGYPALIDAGDAVMIEVFDEPDVAAAKHRAGLRRLFSLAVKDALKYLEKNIPDLQKMAVTFMQVGKGADGSGGGTIEELREQILAVALDRAFLLDPLPTDEFAFKRRVEEGRGRLTLIANEVARLAATILLEYSVAARKIKDTKNAPEATADAAQQLARLMPKRFLILSPWGPLQHFARYQKAITARLEKYRADPARDAARLAELRPLEQRYWRLVAERKGVLDERLQEFRWLLEELRVSFFAQELRTPQPVSVKRLEKAWGQLQ; encoded by the coding sequence ATGGCCGCGCTGGAGCAGCATCAGGTCATCATCGTGTGCGGAGAGACCGGCTCGGGCAAAACGACCCAGTTGCCCAAGATCGCCCTGGCCATGGGGCGCGGCAAGCTGAACTACCCTCCCGGTAGAGGTAAATTGATCGGCCACACCCAGCCGCGCCGCATTGCCGCCAGCAGTGTCGCCAAGCGCATTGCCGAGGAGCTGAAAACGACGCTCGGCGATGTGGTGGGCTTCAAGGTGCGGTTTCAGGACCGGCTCAGCCGCGATACCTCGGTCAAGCTGATGACCGATGGCATCTTGCTGGCCGAAACACAAACCGACCCGCTGCTCAAAGCCTACGACACCATCATCATCGACGAGGCGCACGAGCGTTCTCTCAACATTGATTTTCTGCTGGGCTACCTGCGCCAGATCCTGCCGCGTCGTCCCGACCTGAAGATTGTGGTGACCTCGGCCACCATCGACGCGCAACGTTTTGCTGATCACTTTGCCAGTAGAAATGGTCCAGCGCCGGTCATCATGGTGTCGGGCCGCATGTTCCCGGTGGAGCAGCGTTACCGGCCGTTCGAAGAATCACGCGACTACGACCTCAATAGTGCGATTGCCGATGCGGTTGATGAGTTGTGGCGCGACGTGCACAACAGTGGCGACATTCTGGTGTTCCTGCCCGGCGAGCGCGAAATCCGCGAGGCGGCGGATCACCTGCGCGGCCACCTGAGCCACCAGCCTGTGTTTCGCAACGCCGAGGTGCTGCCGCTGTTTGCGCGCCTGTCGCAGGCCGAACAGGACCGCATTTTCGACGGCCATACCGGGCGGCGCATCATTCTGGCCACCAACGTGGCTGAAACCTCGCTCACCGTGCCGGGCATCCGCTACGTGATTGACGCCGGCACGGCGCGCATGAAGCGCTACAGTTTCAGAAGCAAAGTGGAGCAGTTGCTGGTGGAGCCGATCAGCCAGAGTTCTGCCAACCAGCGTGCCGGGCGCTGCGGCCGGGTCGCCAATGGCATTTGCATCCGGCTCTATGACGAGAAAGACTTCAATGGTCGGCCGCGCTTTACCGACCCGGAAATCCTGCGCTCATCACTGGCGGGGGTGATTCTGCGCATGAAGTCGCTGCGCATGGGTTTGGTGGAAGAGTTCCCCTTCATCGAGCGCCCGTCGGGCCGTGCCATTGCCGACGGCTACCAGTTGCTCAATGAACTCGGCGCCGTCGATGATGCCAATGAGTTGACCACCATGGGCCAGGAGCTGGCCAAATTGCCGCTGGACCCGCGCGTCGGCCGCATGATTCTGGAAGCACGGGAGCGCGGTGCCTTGGATGAAGTGCTCGTGATTGCCTCGGCGCTCAGCGTGCAGGACGTGCGCGACCGCCCGATGGAAGCGCAGCAGCAGGCGGATCAGGCACACGCCAAGTTCGACGACGAAAAGAGCGAGTTCAGCGGTTATCTGAGGCTGTGGAAATGGATTAATGACGGCAAGGGCGGGGAGGGGCAGCACAAGTTGTCCAACCGCCAATACGAGCAGTTGCTGCGACAAAACTTCGTCAACATCCGCCGCGTGCGCGAGTGGCGCGACATTCATTCGCAACTGCACACGGTGGTGGCCGAGCACAAATGGCGCCTCAACACGCTGCCCGCCAATTACGAACAACTGCACCTGTCGATGCTGTCCGGCCTGCTGGGCAACATCGGCTGCAAGCTGGAAACTGAAGGCGATAAACCGGGAGGAGGGGGCGAGTACCTGGGTGCACGCGGCATCAAGTTTTATCCGCATCCGGGCGCACATCTGGTCAAGAAACCAGGCCGCTGGATCGTGGCCGCCGAGCTGGTGGAAACCACGCGCCTGTTTGGCCGCGGCATTGCGGCCATTGAGCCGCAATGGCTGGAGCAGGTGGGCGGCCATTTGCTCAAGAAACAACTGCTTGATCCGCACTGGGAAAAGAAGGTGGCCGAGGTCACGGCGCTGGAACGCGCCACGCTCTACGGCATCGTCATCTACAGCGGGCGCCGGGTCAACTTCGGCCGGGTAGATATGGTCGCGGCGCGCGAGATATTCATCCGCCAGGCTCTGGTGGATGGGCAGTGGGAAACCAAGCTGCCGTTTCTGGAATCCAACCAGAAGCTCATCAAACAGGTGGAAGACTTGGAGCACAAGGCGCGCCGGCAAGACGTGCTGGTGGACGAAGAGCTGATTTTTGCCTTCTACGACCAGCAATTGCCGGCCGATGTGTGCAGCGGCCACAGCTTCGAGAACTGGTACCGCGAGGAGATCAAGAAAAACCCGAAGCTCCTGCTGCTGACGCGCGAAGAGCTGATGCGCCATGAGGCCGCCGGCATCACCACCCAGTCCTTCCCCAAAACCATCCGTCTGGGTGGCGTGGACTGCGCTGCTGCTTATCTGCACGAACCGGGCGACGCCAAGGACGGCCTGACCGTGACGGTGCCGCTGTTTGTGCTGAACCAGGTTAACGAAGAGCGTTGCGAGTGGCTGGTGCCCGGTATGCTGAAAGACAAAATTCAGGCACTCATCAAAACCCTGCATCAGCGTCCGCGCTCGCGCCTGGTGCCGCTGCCCGACACGGCCAGCAAAATGGCCGAAACGCTGAACGCCCCCGAGGTCTTTGGTCACGGCTCTTTGCTGGATGCGGTGATGAAACTGGTGCGCCTGGCGACCTCGATCGATATTGTTCGCGCCGACATCAAGGTCGACATGCTCAGCCCGCACTTCTTCATGAACTTCCGGGTGGTGGACGAACATGGCCGCCAGCTCGGCACCGGGCGCAACCTGGGTGCGCTCAAGGCCGAACTCGGTGCCAAGGCGCGTGGTGCGTTCCAGGCCTTGGCCGGCCTCAAAATGGCCAAGGACGCCGCCGCACTCCCAGTCTTTAAGGAAAATAAGCCTATAGCCCGCGTCCACAGTACAAAGGAAGCTATTAAAAATATAGTAACACCGGTCGCCCCCGCAGGTCAGCGCCACACCGCCTGGACTTTTGGCGAGTTGCCCGAACTGCTTGAAATCCAAAAAGGGGGCCAGACCCTGATCGGCTACCCGGCGCTGATCGATGCCGGTGACGCCGTCATGATCGAGGTGTTTGACGAGCCCGACGTGGCTGCCGCCAAACACCGCGCTGGCCTGCGCCGCCTGTTTTCGCTGGCGGTCAAGGACGCACTCAAGTACCTGGAAAAGAACATTCCCGATCTGCAGAAAATGGCAGTCACCTTTATGCAGGTGGGCAAGGGCGCCGACGGCAGCGGTGGCGGCACCATTGAAGAACTGCGTGAACAGATCCTCGCCGTGGCGTTGGACCGGGCCTTTCTGCTCGATCCATTACCCACTGACGAGTTTGCGTTCAAGCGGCGGGTGGAAGAGGGGCGGGGACGCCTGACCCTGATCGCCAATGAAGTGGCACGCCTGGCCGCCACCATTCTGCTGGAGTACTCAGTAGCAGCCCGCAAGATCAAGGACACCAAGAATGCGCCGGAGGCCACCGCGGACGCCGCCCAACAACTGGCCCGCTTGATGCCCAAGCGCTTTCTCATCCTGTCGCCGTGGGGCCCGCTGCAGCACTTTGCCCGCTACCAGAAAGCCATCACCGCGCGGCTGGAAAAATACCGCGCCGACCCGGCCCGCGATGCCGCCCGCCTGGCGGAGCTGCGCCCGCTGGAACAGCGCTACTGGCGCCTGGTGGCCGAGCGCAAAGGCGTGCTTGATGAGCGCCTGCAAGAATTCAGATGGCTGCTCGAAGAACTGCGCGTCAGCTTCTTCGCGCAGGAACTACGCACGCCGCAACCGGTGAGTGTGAAACGCCTGGAAAAGGCTTGGGGACAATTGCAATGA
- a CDS encoding PQQ-dependent sugar dehydrogenase, whose translation MAHVGAQTVLPDVVASGLQNPWAVAFLPEGRYLVTERPGRMRVIEANGKVGAPLAGVPTVAAGGQGGLLDLLLDADFARNHTLFFCFSEPGQTGNSTALARARLSDDRTRLEEVKVIFSQKPKVASSLHFGCRVVESRHGGKADGMLFLTLGERFVRKDDAQKLDNHLGKIVRIHKDGRVPADNPFVGRAGALPEIWSYGHRNIQGATLAPDSTLWTHEHGPQGGDEINLIQPGSNYGWPVITYGENYGGGPIGDGITAKEGMKQPLHYWVPSIAPSGMAFLTSERYGHAWAGNLFVGSLKFGYLDRIELSEPFKGTVVREHKLLADLGERIRDVRQGPDGLLYVLTDNARGQLIRLAPR comes from the coding sequence ATGGCTCACGTTGGCGCCCAAACGGTGCTCCCCGACGTGGTGGCCTCCGGCCTGCAAAACCCGTGGGCGGTGGCATTCCTGCCCGAAGGCCGCTACCTGGTGACCGAGCGACCTGGGCGCATGCGGGTGATCGAAGCGAACGGCAAAGTGGGTGCCCCGCTGGCCGGCGTACCCACGGTCGCCGCGGGGGGGCAAGGTGGCTTGCTTGACCTGCTGCTGGACGCCGACTTTGCCCGCAATCACACGCTGTTTTTCTGCTTCTCCGAGCCCGGCCAGACCGGCAACAGCACCGCCCTGGCCCGCGCGCGCCTGTCGGACGACCGCACACGGCTGGAAGAGGTCAAGGTCATCTTCAGCCAGAAGCCCAAGGTGGCGAGCAGCCTCCACTTTGGCTGCCGCGTCGTGGAGAGTCGACACGGCGGCAAAGCCGACGGCATGCTGTTTCTGACGCTGGGCGAACGCTTTGTGCGCAAGGACGACGCGCAGAAGCTGGACAACCACCTGGGCAAGATCGTGCGCATCCACAAGGACGGCCGCGTACCCGCAGACAACCCGTTTGTCGGTCGCGCCGGTGCCCTGCCCGAAATCTGGTCTTACGGCCATCGCAACATCCAAGGCGCCACCCTCGCCCCCGACAGCACCCTGTGGACGCACGAGCACGGCCCACAGGGCGGGGACGAAATCAACCTGATTCAGCCCGGCAGCAACTATGGCTGGCCGGTGATCACCTATGGCGAGAACTATGGCGGCGGCCCCATTGGTGACGGCATCACCGCCAAAGAGGGTATGAAGCAGCCGTTGCACTACTGGGTGCCGTCGATAGCCCCTTCGGGCATGGCGTTTCTGACCAGCGAACGTTATGGCCATGCCTGGGCCGGCAATCTGTTTGTCGGCTCGCTCAAGTTTGGCTACCTGGACCGCATCGAGCTGTCAGAGCCGTTCAAAGGAACAGTCGTGCGCGAGCACAAGCTGCTGGCCGATCTGGGTGAGCGCATCCGCGACGTGCGCCAGGGGCCGGACGGCCTGCTCTATGTGCTGACTGATAACGCACGGGGACAGCTCATACGGCTGGCGCCGCGTTGA
- a CDS encoding sirohydrochlorin chelatase, with protein MQPPMVRGTILLAHGSRDPLWRKPIEAVAQRMRAVAPAVQVRCAYLELSAPSLPDSATELAALGVTSITVVPVFFGLGKHTRDDLPLLMAALQASHPQLAFDLKPAIGEDAQVIELIARIALS; from the coding sequence ATGCAACCTCCTATGGTGCGCGGCACCATCCTGCTGGCGCACGGCTCGCGCGACCCCCTATGGCGCAAGCCAATTGAAGCGGTGGCCCAGCGGATGCGCGCCGTGGCCCCTGCGGTGCAAGTGCGCTGCGCCTACCTGGAACTCTCGGCTCCCAGTCTGCCCGACAGCGCGACAGAATTGGCAGCCCTGGGTGTCACGTCGATCACGGTGGTTCCGGTCTTTTTTGGCCTCGGCAAGCACACACGGGACGATTTGCCACTGCTGATGGCGGCGCTGCAGGCCAGCCATCCACAGTTGGCGTTCGATCTGAAGCCAGCGATCGGAGAGGACGCACAAGTCATTGAGTTGATCGCACGAATAGCCCTTTCGTGA
- a CDS encoding c-type cytochrome — protein sequence MKRSLKWFLWIVALLVLLLAGAVLIGLQMSERKRMRVIAVQVAPVPYTTDAAALERGRYLFQTRGCAECHGTNGAGREFVNDGKGTRIVGANITPAGRVAKYTPEDWVRTVRHGVKPDGRPVMVMPSEDYNRFTDTDLAAVVAYVRSLPPMAGGGAIVDLPLPARVLYGFDMIPDAAQRINHALPPSTPVASGVTPEHGSYVANMCIGCHGEKLSGGRIAGGPPDWPAAANITPGEGSAMVRYKDVDAFVTMLRTGKRPDGSPIAVMPFGSFSKMNDVDKRALFAFLQTVPARAAGQH from the coding sequence ATGAAACGTTCACTCAAATGGTTTCTGTGGATTGTGGCCTTGCTGGTCCTGCTGCTGGCTGGCGCTGTGTTGATTGGCCTGCAGATGAGCGAACGCAAGCGCATGCGCGTCATCGCGGTCCAGGTCGCTCCTGTGCCGTACACCACGGACGCTGCTGCGCTGGAACGTGGCCGCTACCTGTTCCAGACGCGTGGTTGTGCCGAATGCCACGGTACGAACGGGGCCGGCCGTGAATTTGTCAATGATGGCAAAGGCACGCGCATCGTCGGCGCCAACATCACGCCGGCCGGTCGGGTGGCCAAGTACACACCCGAGGACTGGGTTCGCACCGTCCGCCACGGGGTGAAGCCGGATGGGCGACCGGTCATGGTCATGCCCAGCGAAGACTACAACCGGTTCACCGACACTGATCTGGCAGCGGTCGTTGCTTATGTGCGCAGTTTGCCGCCGATGGCCGGTGGCGGGGCCATCGTGGACTTGCCCCTGCCGGCGCGCGTCTTGTATGGCTTTGACATGATCCCGGATGCGGCGCAGCGCATCAACCACGCGCTGCCGCCCTCGACACCAGTCGCCTCCGGTGTGACGCCAGAGCACGGCTCTTATGTGGCCAATATGTGCATCGGCTGCCACGGCGAAAAACTCTCTGGCGGCAGGATTGCGGGCGGCCCGCCGGACTGGCCCGCGGCAGCGAACATCACACCGGGTGAAGGCAGCGCCATGGTGCGCTACAAGGACGTCGATGCCTTTGTGACCATGTTGCGAACCGGCAAACGCCCGGATGGAAGCCCGATCGCGGTGATGCCGTTTGGGTCGTTCTCGAAAATGAATGATGTTGACAAGCGCGCCTTGTTTGCTTTCCTGCAAACGGTTCCCGCCAGAGCGGCCGGCCAGCATTAA
- a CDS encoding CysB family HTH-type transcriptional regulator, translated as MNLHQFRFVQEAVRRNLNLTEAAKALHTSQPGVSKAIIELEEELGIEIFARHGKRLKRVTEPGQHVLKSIELIMREVSNLKRIGEQYSAEDSGTLSIATTHTQARYVLPEPVAKLRQAYPKVNVSLHQGSPDQVARMLIDEVAEIGIATESLDSYSELVTLPCYEWQHVLVFPVGHPLCLKEHLTLEDIAHEPLITYHPSYTGRTKIDHAFATRKLEPRIALEAIDSDVIKTYVRLGLGIGIAAEMSVRDVVAEGAQSDLVVRPAGLLFGQNVARVAFKRGAYLRNFVYKFAELLSDRLSRDLVARAMLGHVDDYEL; from the coding sequence ATGAACTTACACCAATTCCGCTTTGTGCAAGAGGCTGTCCGGCGCAACCTCAATCTGACCGAAGCGGCCAAGGCGCTGCACACGTCCCAGCCAGGCGTCTCCAAAGCCATCATTGAGTTGGAAGAAGAGCTGGGTATTGAAATTTTTGCCCGTCACGGCAAACGCCTCAAGCGAGTGACCGAGCCGGGTCAGCATGTTCTCAAAAGCATTGAGCTCATCATGCGGGAGGTGAGCAATCTCAAACGCATCGGTGAGCAATACAGTGCCGAAGACAGCGGCACCCTGTCGATCGCCACCACCCACACGCAGGCGCGCTATGTGCTGCCGGAACCCGTGGCCAAGCTGCGCCAAGCCTACCCCAAGGTCAATGTCAGCCTGCATCAGGGCTCGCCGGACCAGGTGGCGAGAATGTTGATTGATGAAGTGGCCGAGATCGGCATTGCCACTGAATCGTTGGATAGCTATTCCGAGCTGGTGACCTTACCCTGCTACGAGTGGCAGCATGTGCTCGTATTTCCGGTGGGCCACCCCTTGTGTCTGAAGGAGCACCTGACCCTGGAAGATATTGCCCACGAACCCCTGATCACCTACCACCCGTCTTACACCGGGCGCACCAAGATTGACCACGCCTTTGCCACCCGCAAGTTGGAGCCCCGCATTGCACTGGAGGCGATTGACTCGGACGTGATCAAGACCTATGTGCGCCTGGGCCTGGGCATCGGCATTGCCGCGGAAATGTCGGTGCGTGACGTGGTGGCCGAGGGCGCCCAAAGCGATCTGGTCGTGCGCCCCGCCGGGCTTTTGTTTGGCCAGAATGTGGCGCGCGTCGCCTTCAAACGTGGCGCCTACCTGCGCAATTTTGTTTACAAATTTGCCGAATTGCTGAGCGACCGGCTGAGCCGTGATCTGGTGGCACGTGCCATGCTGGGTCATGTTGATGACTACGAACTGTAA